Within the Halarcobacter mediterraneus genome, the region TACAATTAAAATGGCTTTGTTTCTAATCATATCAGCCATATAGATTTGTAATAGAAGTTTTGCATTTTCTGGAAGTGTTGTCATATACCACATAAAACAGATTAAAGTAATAAAACCACCAATAAAACTAATAACACCCATTTTTCTTATTAATTCTATTTTTAGTTCTTTATTATCTAATGCAGATGCAATAATTAAACCAATTACTCCAGACATCATTATCATAAAACCTATTCTTAAGAATAAATGAGGGAAGGTTGTTAGACCAAAAAAAGCATCACTTACTGAACCAGTTTGATAAAAAGCATCATTCCCTGGCCACATCATAAAACTAATAATTCCTATAATTAGGAATAAAGTTCCTACAGAAGCTAAAGCAAAAGCATAAGTTAATTTAAGGTGAGTCTTTCTATTTATTTTATTAATAAAATAAACTAAAGCAAAAACACCAACAACTTCAAAAACAAAAAATACCCATTCTGTTGCCCAAACCCATACAAAGTTATGTATTAAAGCACTGATTCCCCTTGGACTTGCAGCAGTTGCTGTATACCAAATTCCTGGACCAGTTATTGAACCTACAACATATGAAAAGATTAGTAAAAACATTCCATATTTTTTCATATACCCATATAAGTCTGCTCTATCTTCTTTATATGCTTTATGTGCAAGAAAAGCAAATAGTAAAGCAGCACCAACAGAAGTATGTGAAGCAAGGATATGAATTGTCCCTGTTATTCCCATAATCCAGGCTGAACCTATTTCTGGAAAATAGAAAAGAGGAAACATTCCTATTTGTTCCATAATTTCTCCTTCAATAATATTTATTTTGCAAAATTGCAAAACTAAGATGCTATGTTAATGCTAGAGTGTTAATTTTGTGTTATTCTTAATTAAATTAATTATTAATTCTTACTTCAAATACTTTATAGTAAAATATTCAACTTTTTGAAAATGGAGAAATTATGAAAGTATTATTATTAAAAGATGTAAATGGAACTGGAAAAGAAGGTGATGTAGTTGAGGTAAAAGATGGCTATGGTAAAAATTTTTTAATTGGAAAAGGTCTTGCTTTACTTGCAACTAATGAAGTTTTAAATAAATATAAAGCACAACAAAGAAAAAAAGCAGAAATTGAAGCACAAGAAATTGCAGAAGCAAAAGAGTTAGCTGAAAAACTAAATTCTACAAAATTAACTATTAAACATAAAGTTGGAGCTAATGGACATTTAATAGGTTCAGTTACAAATAAGGAAATTAGTGAAGAGTTAAGTACTCAATATGGAATTGAACTTGATAAAAAAGCTATTACATTAAAAGCTAAAATAAAAGCAGAAGGTATTTTTGAAGTTGATTGTAAATTAGGGCATGGTATTCATGCAACATTAAAAGTGGATATTATAGGAGTTCAATAGTGTTTGACGCAACTACTATACTTGCATATAAAGGACAAGGTCAAGCCGTAATAGGTGGAGATGGACAAGTTACTTTTGGAAATACAGTTTTAAA harbors:
- a CDS encoding c-type cytochrome, whose protein sequence is MEQIGMFPLFYFPEIGSAWIMGITGTIHILASHTSVGAALLFAFLAHKAYKEDRADLYGYMKKYGMFLLIFSYVVGSITGPGIWYTATAASPRGISALIHNFVWVWATEWVFFVFEVVGVFALVYFINKINRKTHLKLTYAFALASVGTLFLIIGIISFMMWPGNDAFYQTGSVSDAFFGLTTFPHLFLRIGFMIMMSGVIGLIIASALDNKELKIELIRKMGVISFIGGFITLICFMWYMTTLPENAKLLLQIYMADMIRNKAILIVVFSLYFAIAIFKPLFINRAFSITMLFVVAIFGLWPGEKLRESIRKPYVVGQYVYSNQIMGREVPGKNIKNEVEIVAKHGLLKTNVWIPERLKTITDENKLEVGHLLTKIACSNCHSLEKTGKFRPLLDKFIGQDKDMIKSFLQYSLATGAIPYMPRIDLPDEEFDAIATWIASQNKEN
- the rplI gene encoding 50S ribosomal protein L9, with translation MKVLLLKDVNGTGKEGDVVEVKDGYGKNFLIGKGLALLATNEVLNKYKAQQRKKAEIEAQEIAEAKELAEKLNSTKLTIKHKVGANGHLIGSVTNKEISEELSTQYGIELDKKAITLKAKIKAEGIFEVDCKLGHGIHATLKVDIIGVQ